A segment of the Prevotella sp. HUN102 genome:
TGGCTGTTACCTGTTAATTTTCCGACATATATGCGTACATATCGTCTTCGTCAATCATCATATAATCTACTGCTTCGTCTACGGCATCCGTGCTTACGGTATCTCTCTGTGTGCTTTTTTCAACAAACTTGGTAGCCACTTGCTTCTCCTCATTGTTTTCCTTTGCCAGAAAACTGTTATAAGAAAGATAGGCAACGAACACAAGTCCTACGACCGATGCTGCCATCAATACCGGCTTCAGTTTGCTGAAAATACTTACTTTCTTAGCATTTGATACATTTACACTCGAATCCTCTGCCGGAAACTGTGCGATGATTCTGTCTGAAAGATTCTCAAAATAATCTTCAGGAACTGTGAACGGCCGCTTGTTTCCAAATTCTGAATGTAAATTACTCTCGATGTCCATAGTAAAAATAAAATCTTTTATTATCAGTTTGTTATATATCTTATGACGAACCGAACAAGAATAGGTTTAATCTCTATGATGAATTTTATTGATGTTTCTTGATATATTCCGTGATTTTCTGGACGGCAATGTGGTATGAGGCTTTCAATGCTCCTTCGCTTGTGCCCAGAATGTCGTGTATTTCGGAGTATTTCTTCTCATCGTAGTATCTGAGAAGAAACACGGTTCGCTGAACATCGGGCAGGGAAGATATGGCTTCCTGCAAGAGAGCCTGTCCCTTGTCTCCGTCGAAATACTCATCGGCGAGCAGTCTGTTGGAAACTCCTGTGCTTTGATCGGCTCCAACGGTGGCAATAGGCTTCTGATGGCGTATGAAATCAAGCGATTCGTTGATGGCGATGCGGTACAACCACGTGGAAATCTTGGACTTTCCCTGAAAAGTTCCGATATTCTTCCACGCTTT
Coding sequences within it:
- a CDS encoding RNA polymerase sigma factor, coding for MSQIEEAELLKLLANPKEQQKAFALLVNQYSQQLYWKIRSFVLSHDDADDVLQNTFLKAWKNIGTFQGKSKISTWLYRIAINESLDFIRHQKPIATVGADQSTGVSNRLLADEYFDGDKGQALLQEAISSLPDVQRTVFLLRYYDEKKYSEIHDILGTSEGALKASYHIAVQKITEYIKKHQ